The following are encoded together in the Heliangelus exortis chromosome 15, bHelExo1.hap1, whole genome shotgun sequence genome:
- the HNRNPA0 gene encoding heterogeneous nuclear ribonucleoprotein A0 has protein sequence MENSQLCKLFIGGLNVQTTEAGLREHFAAYGTLTDCVVVLNPQTKRSRCFGFVTYSAVEEADAAMAASPHAVDGNAVELKRAVSREDSAKPGAHAKVKKLFVGGLKGDVGEGDLVQHFSQFGPVEKAEIIADKQSGKKRGFGFVYFQNHDAADKAAVVKFHPIQGHRVEVKKAVPKEDIQSGGGGGGSSRPSRGGRGGGRGRGGGGSGNRDHNGLSKGGGGYNSYGGYGGGGGGGYGSYGSGSYGGGGGGGGGDYGNGYGGFGSYSQHQSSYGPMKSGGGGGGGGGNWGGRSNSGPYRGGYGGGGYGGGSF, from the coding sequence ATGGAGAACTCGCAGCTATGCAAGCTGTTCATCGGCGGCCTGAACGTGCAGACGACGGAGGCCGGGCTGCGGGAACACTTCGCGGCCTACGGTACCCTCACCGACTGCGTGGTCGTCCTCAACCCGCAGACCAAACGTTCCCGCTGCTTCGGCTTCGTCACCTACTCGGCGGTGGAGGAGGCGGACGCCGCCATGGCCGCCTCCCCCCACGCCGTGGACGGGAACGCGGTGGAGCTGAAGCGGGCCGTGTCCCGGGAGGACTCGGCCAAGCCGGGGGCCCACGCTAAGGTGAAGAAGCTCTTTGTGGGCGGCCTCAAAGGGGACGTAGGCGAAGGGGACCTGGTGCAGCATTTCAGCCAGTTCGGCCCGGTGGAGAAGGCCGAGATCATCGCCGACAAACAGAGCGGGAAGAAACGCGGCTTCGGCTTCGTCTATTTCCAGAACCACGACGCCGCCGACAAGGCGGCCGTGGTCAAGTTCCACCCGATCCAGGGCCACCGCGTGGAGGTCAAGAAAGCCGTGCCCAAGGAGGACATCCAGTcgggcgggggcggcggcggctctTCCAGGCCCTCCcggggaggcagaggaggaggaaggggtcggggcggcggcggctccggcAACCGGGATCACAACGGGCTGTCCAAAGGAGGCGGCGGGTACAATAGTTACGGTGGCTACGGCGGTGGAGGCGGCGGCGGTTACGGCTCCTATGGCAGCGGCTCCTacggaggcggcggcggcgggggaggCGGCGACTACGGCAACGGGTACGGCGGGTTCGGCAGCTACAGCCAGCACCAGTCCTCCTACGGCCCCATGAAGAGCGgcggaggaggtggaggagggggCGGCAACTGGGGGGGCCGCAGTAACAGTGGACCGTACAGAGGAGGTTACGGTGGGGGAGGCTACGGGGGCGGCTCTTTCTGA
- the LOC139802874 gene encoding neuropeptide Y receptor type 6-like, translating into MMDKAIQHPSEILSNQTLSNISYSQFLNFDTCQPSLLAECLLITAYTLVTVVGLFGNVCLIIIIKRWKEAQNVTNILIANLSLSDVLICVLCIPVTVTYTLMDYWIFGEAMCRISPFIQSVSVTVSIFSLVLIAVERYQLIVNPRGWKPNISHAYWGILFIWGFSLMISIPFLIFHQLTDEPFKHLAFHSDFYKNKVACIEAWPSVTQRLIFTTSLLVFQYCFPLVFIFICYLKIFVRLRRRHGKIERMRENETRLSENKRINMMLISIVVTFAACWLPLNIFNVVFDWNYEALMSCNHNLAFTICHLVAMISTCINPIFYGFLNKNFQKDLVVLVHHCRCSAAQEEYENIALSNLQTDASKGTLKLKYPPVDI; encoded by the coding sequence ATGATGGATAAAGCCATTCAGCATCCCAGTGAGATTCTGTCTAATCAAACTCTCTCTAACATTAGCTATTCCCAGTTCTTGAACTTTGATACATGCCAACCTTCCTTACTTGCAGAATGCTTGCTTATTACAGCCTACACATTAGTTACAGTAGTGGGACTTTTTGGAAATGTTTGCCTGATTATTATCATCAAGAGATGGAAAGAAGCTCAGAATGTTACCAACATTTTGATTGCCAACCTCTCTTTGTCAGATGTCTTGATCTGTGTTCTGTGTATTCCTGTCACTGTCACCTACACCTTAATGGACTACTGGATATTTGGGGAAGCCATGTGTAGGATAAGTCCTTTCATACAAAGTGTGTCTGTCACAGTCTCCATTTTCTCACTTGTACTGATTGCTGTTGAGAGGTACCAGTTAATTGTGAACCCACGTGGCTGGAAACCAAATATTTCACACGCTTACTGGGGAATTCTTTTCATCTGGGGGTTTTCCCTCATGATATCcattccttttttaatatttcaccAACTAACAGATGAACCCTTCAAACATCTGGCTTTCCATAGTGATTTCTACAAGAACAAGGTTGCTTGCATCGAAGCGTGGCCATCTGTTACCCAAAGACTCATTTTTACCACCAGTCTCCTGGTTTTCCAGTATTGCTTCCCactggtgtttatttttatctgttatCTCAAGATCTTTGTACGTCTTCGAAGGAGACACGGTAAAATAGAGAGGATGAGAGAGAATGAGACCAGACTGAGTGAAAACAAAAGGATTAATATGATGTTGATATCAATTGTTGTGACTTTTGCAGCTTGCTGGTTGCCTCTGAATATATTCAATGTTGTTTTTGACTGGAACTACGAGGCCCTGATGAGCTGTAACCATAATCTGGCATTTACAATATGCCACCTCGTTGCCATGATCTCAACATGTATCAATCCCATCTTTTATGGATTTCTCAACAAGAATTTTCAGAAGGATTTGGTAGTATTAGTTCACCACTGCAGATGCTCAGCAGCACAAGAGGAATATGAAAATATTGCCCTTTCCAATCTGCAAACTGATGCATCCAAGGGaactctgaaattaaaatatcccCCTGTGGATATctaa